A portion of the Miscanthus floridulus cultivar M001 unplaced genomic scaffold, ASM1932011v1 fs_370_1_2, whole genome shotgun sequence genome contains these proteins:
- the LOC136531544 gene encoding BRAP2 RING ZnF UBP domain-containing protein 2-like: LFTELPWADSAPVSACGYSATATVSQQGAFSAASSLAVFTQERLDQDPGGILTTICNHSFHCSCISKWTDSSCPVCRYCQQQPEKSMCSICGTSEHLWICLICGHVGCGRYKGGHAIEHWKETQHCYSLELETQKVWDYAGDNYVHRLIQSKTDGKLVEYNRHGDHTAESTCSLCSGDTAMNEALLNSKFEAIVEEYNDLVTFQLEKQRNYYESLLLEVKEETEREISAATEKAMSIKLQKLEAKFDKFKEEKRFLDEVNGNLVKNQEMWMETIRKAQAREQAALRLKDEKIEKLQEELRGLIAHFECQSAIAQARDSFSSDMPGDMILPIASESSSSCGDPVGGTRNGKQN, translated from the exons ctctttactgagttgccgtg ggctgactctgcgccggtctctgcatgtggctacagtgcaacggctacagtatcacagcagggggccttttctgcggcgtcttcccttgctgtgttcacacaag AACGACTTGACCAAGATCCTGGAGGTATTCTCACAACAATCTGCAACCATTCTTTCCACTGCTCGTGCATATCAAAATGGACAGACTCCTCATGCCCG GTCTGTAGATATTGTCAGCAGCAACCAGAGAAATCCATGTGTTCTATTTGCGGAACTTCGGAGCATCTTTGGATATGTCTAATCTGTGGCCATGTTGGCTGTGGAAG GTACAAAGGTGGACATGCTATTGAACACTGGAAGGAAACTCAACATTGTTATTCACTTGAGTTAGAGACACAGAAAGTTTGGGACTATGCTGGGGACAACTATGTCCATCGGCTTATTCAGTCAAAAACAGATGGAAAGCTAGTTGAGTACAATCGCCATGGTGATCACACAGCAGAGAGCACGTGTTCACTATGCAGTGGTGATACCGCAATGAATGAAGCTCTACTGAACAGTAAATTTGAAGCT ATTGTTGAAGAGTACAATGATCTTGTAACATTTCAACTTGAAAAGCAAAGAAAT TACTATGAGTCACTTCTACTAGAAGTCAAAGAGGAAACTGAGAGAGAAATTTCTGCTGCTACTGAGAAAGCCATGAGCATAAAACTCCAAAAGTTGGAAGCAAAGTTTGACAAGTTTAAGGAAGAGAAAAGATTTCTTGATGAA GTTAATGGCAATCTTGTCAAGAATCAGGAGATGTGGATGGAAACGATACGAAAAGCACAAGCAAG GGAGCAAGCTGCCCTTAGATTAAAAGATGAGAAGATTGAAAAACTTCAAGAAGAG CTAAGAGGTTTGATAGCCCATTTCGAGTGCCAAAGCGCCATTGCACAAGCTCGAGATTCGTTCTCAAGTGATATGCCAGGGGACATGATTCTTCCGATAGCATCAGAATCATCCTCGAGCTGCGGTGACCCTGTTGGTGGCACTAGAAACGGGAAGCAGAATTGA